The genomic stretch CCATCCCGCCGTAATGCGGGCCTACACGCGCAACCGCATCGAGCGGCGGCTGTTGCCGGAATCAAACCTCACGAAGACAGTCTATCACAGCTTCCATTCCGAGAACAGCGGCGACATCATGCTCATCGCCACGCCCTTCTACCTGCTGCTGGGCGAGTACGGGTCGACCACGGTGGGCACCTCCCACGGTTGGCCCCACGACTACGATACGCACATTCCGATCATGTTCCACGGTCCGTGGATCGCGCCCGGCCACTACCGGCATTCCGTCGACGCGGCGGATATCACGCCGACGATCTGCAACCTGCTGCGGATCACCCTGCCGTCGAACCGCGACGGACGCATACTGGACGAGATCATCAAGTAGGGACTTCAGTACACTTCGGGGATGAACCGCTGGTCGTCCATGGGAGGGCGGACGTAACCGGCGTCGGTTTCGCGGTCCGGCAGGCTGGTTTTCGACGTAGGAGGATCCTTGTCGTAGGGGAAGAGGCTCAGCAGGTGGGTGATGCAGTTCAGGCGCGCGCGGCGCTTGCTGTCCGACGGCACGACGTACCAGGGCGCCTGCTTGAGGTCGGTGTAGTTCATCATCTCGTCCTTGGCGTGCGAATACTCGTCCCACTTCATGTAGGACTGCCGGTCCATGTCGCTGAACTTCCAGCTTTTCAGGGGATCCTTGATCCGGTTCTTGAACCGCCGTGCCTGTTCCTTCGCGCTCACCGAGAACCAGTACTTGATCAACTTGATGTCGGATCGGACGAGCATGCGTTCGAATTCCGGACAGGACCGGAGGAACTCCCGGTACTCCTCTTCGGTGCAGAAACCCATCACGTGCTCTACACCGGCCCGGTTGTACCAACTCCGGTCGAAGAGTACGATCTCGCCGGCCGAAGGCAGGTGCGCGATGTACCGCTGGAAGTACCACTGGGTCTGTTCGCGTTCCGTCGGCTTGGCCAGGGCGGCCACGCGGCAGACG from Gemmatimonadota bacterium encodes the following:
- the ppk2 gene encoding polyphosphate kinase 2 — encoded protein: MDENQPAAPGTKKKKKKLSQKHYEKELARLQVELSKLQEWVVDHGRKVVVIFEGRDAAGKGGTISRITARLNPRVCRVAALAKPTEREQTQWYFQRYIAHLPSAGEIVLFDRSWYNRAGVEHVMGFCTEEEYREFLRSCPEFERMLVRSDIKLIKYWFSVSAKEQARRFKNRIKDPLKSWKFSDMDRQSYMKWDEYSHAKDEMMNYTDLKQAPWYVVPSDSKRRARLNCITHLLSLFPYDKDPPTSKTSLPDRETDAGYVRPPMDDQRFIPEVY